Proteins encoded together in one Kitasatospora albolonga window:
- a CDS encoding dienelactone hydrolase, which translates to MGLMDIMLFHSTYGLTPAVHAAAARLRDAGHEVRVPDLFEGHTFGTVEEGLAFKEEVGKEELLKRAVLAAAPYSDLGLVYAGFSLGAATAQTLALGDAKARGLLLFHGTSDIAENATVEELPVQLHVADPDPFESHDWLNSWYLQMQRTGADVEIYRYPGAGHLFTDPDLHDYDRAAAEQTWKVALGFLATL; encoded by the coding sequence ATGGGCCTCATGGACATCATGCTTTTCCACTCGACCTACGGGCTCACGCCCGCGGTGCACGCGGCGGCCGCGCGCCTGAGGGACGCCGGCCACGAGGTGCGCGTGCCCGATCTCTTCGAGGGCCACACCTTCGGCACGGTGGAGGAGGGCCTGGCCTTCAAGGAGGAGGTCGGCAAGGAGGAGCTGCTGAAGCGCGCGGTGCTGGCCGCCGCCCCCTACTCGGACCTGGGACTCGTCTACGCCGGGTTCTCCCTCGGCGCGGCGACCGCCCAGACCCTGGCGCTCGGGGACGCGAAGGCGCGCGGGCTGCTGCTCTTCCACGGCACCTCGGACATCGCGGAGAACGCGACGGTGGAGGAGCTGCCGGTCCAGCTGCATGTGGCGGACCCGGACCCCTTCGAGTCCCATGACTGGCTCAACAGCTGGTACCTCCAGATGCAGCGCACGGGCGCCGACGTGGAGATCTACCGCTACCCCGGGGCCGGCCACCTCTTCACCGACCCCGACCTCCACGACTACGACCGGGCCGCCGCCGAGCAGACCTGGAAGGTCGCCCTCGGCTTCCTGGCCACCCTGTAG
- a CDS encoding alkaline phosphatase yields MTSRHVSSPSRRTVVRAAAATAAAVPVLSATADADASAPASASAPSEAAAPAPAFLHGVASGDPLPDGVLLWSRVTPEPGAEPGSGRGADTPVRWEVAEDREFTATAASGATLASALSDHTVKADVRGLRPATTYYFRFTAGGQGPGGGEVHSPTGRTRTAPAVGADVAGLRFGVVSCANWEAGWFSAYRHLAARPDLDAVLHLGDYLYEYATGGYPTQGAALREHRPAHEILDLADYRARHGNYKTDADLQSLHAAHPVIAIWDDHEFANDAWSGGAQNHTPGTEGVWEQRVAAAKQAYFEWMPVRASTEGTVYRRLRFGRLADLHLLDLRSFRSRQASIGSGAVDDPERTITGRAQLDWLKAGLAGSDAVWKLVGTSVMISPVAFGALPAHLLEPLAGLLGLPKEGLAVNVDQWDGYTDDRRELIGHLRERGITDTVFLTGDVHMAWANDVPVRAATYPLSPSAATEFVVTSVTSGNLDDILRVAPHTVSLVAAAAVRGANRHVKWVDMDSHGYGVLDVTAGHAQMDYYVLSDRTARDATSSWARSYRTRRGTQKAERADRPVR; encoded by the coding sequence GTGACCAGTCGACACGTTTCCTCACCGAGCCGCCGCACGGTCGTCCGGGCCGCCGCCGCGACCGCCGCAGCCGTCCCCGTACTCTCCGCCACCGCGGACGCCGACGCCAGTGCTCCGGCTTCCGCCTCCGCCCCGTCGGAGGCAGCGGCCCCGGCACCCGCCTTCCTGCACGGCGTCGCCTCCGGTGATCCGCTGCCCGACGGTGTCCTGCTGTGGAGCCGGGTCACCCCCGAGCCCGGCGCGGAGCCCGGTTCGGGGCGCGGGGCCGATACGCCGGTGCGCTGGGAGGTGGCGGAGGACCGGGAGTTCACCGCGACAGCCGCGAGCGGGGCGACGCTCGCCTCGGCCCTCTCCGACCACACGGTGAAGGCCGACGTCCGCGGACTGCGGCCGGCCACGACGTACTACTTCCGCTTCACGGCGGGCGGCCAGGGCCCCGGGGGCGGCGAGGTCCACTCCCCCACCGGCCGCACCCGCACCGCGCCCGCCGTCGGGGCGGACGTGGCGGGGCTCCGCTTCGGGGTGGTGTCCTGCGCCAACTGGGAGGCCGGCTGGTTCTCCGCGTACCGGCATCTCGCCGCCCGCCCCGACCTGGACGCGGTGCTGCACCTGGGCGACTACCTGTACGAGTACGCGACCGGCGGCTACCCGACCCAGGGCGCGGCCCTGCGCGAGCACCGGCCCGCCCACGAGATCCTGGACCTCGCCGACTACCGGGCCCGGCACGGCAACTACAAGACCGACGCCGACCTCCAGTCGCTGCACGCGGCCCACCCGGTCATCGCGATCTGGGACGACCACGAGTTCGCCAACGACGCCTGGTCGGGCGGGGCGCAGAACCACACCCCGGGTACGGAGGGGGTGTGGGAGCAGCGGGTGGCGGCGGCCAAGCAGGCGTACTTCGAGTGGATGCCGGTCCGCGCCTCCACCGAGGGGACGGTCTACCGGCGGCTGCGGTTCGGGCGGCTGGCCGATCTGCACCTGCTGGACCTGCGGAGCTTCCGGTCGCGGCAGGCGTCCATCGGCAGCGGCGCGGTGGACGACCCGGAGCGTACGATCACGGGCCGGGCGCAGCTGGACTGGCTGAAGGCGGGGCTGGCCGGGTCGGACGCGGTGTGGAAGCTGGTCGGTACGTCGGTGATGATCTCGCCGGTCGCCTTCGGCGCGCTCCCCGCGCATCTGCTGGAGCCGCTCGCCGGGCTGCTGGGGCTGCCGAAGGAGGGGCTCGCGGTCAACGTGGACCAGTGGGACGGGTACACCGACGACCGCCGGGAGCTGATCGGGCATCTGCGGGAGCGGGGGATCACCGACACGGTGTTCCTGACCGGCGATGTCCACATGGCCTGGGCCAACGATGTGCCGGTGCGGGCCGCCACATATCCGCTGTCGCCCTCGGCCGCGACGGAGTTCGTCGTCACGTCGGTGACCTCGGGCAACCTGGACGACATCCTGAGGGTCGCGCCGCACACCGTGTCGCTCGTCGCGGCGGCGGCCGTGCGGGGGGCCAACCGCCATGTGAAGTGGGTGGACATGGACTCGCACGGCTACGGCGTCCTGGACGTCACCGCCGGGCACGCGCAGATGGACTACTACGTGCTCTCCGACCGGACGGCCAGGGACGCCACGTCCTCCTGGGCGCGCTCCTACCGGACGCGGCGGGGCACCCAGAAGGCCGAGCGGGCGGACCGGCCGGTCCGCTGA
- a CDS encoding disulfide bond formation protein DsbA: MSKRNTQENKAAARERLRAERERQAKKDRTRKQVVVGVSVVAALAVVGGISYGVMQLNKPSAWEAAADAKNVSVPKNASGENGTTVVIGKSDAKKTLELYEDSRCPVCATFEQGVGETLAKDVEDGKYKVQYVGATFIDNIDNGEGSKNALSALGAALNVSPEAFMDYKAALYSAKFHPEERDDKFAKDSYLIEIADSVDALKGNKDFRKDVEDGTYDAWAMKMSAAFGKSDVQGTPTLKMDGKKVTVEGTDNAPMTAADFRAAVDKALKA, from the coding sequence ATGAGCAAGCGCAACACCCAGGAGAACAAGGCAGCGGCCCGTGAGCGGCTGCGCGCCGAGCGCGAGCGCCAGGCCAAGAAGGACCGGACGCGCAAGCAGGTCGTCGTCGGGGTCTCGGTCGTCGCCGCCCTCGCCGTCGTCGGCGGGATCAGCTACGGCGTGATGCAGCTGAACAAGCCCAGCGCCTGGGAGGCCGCCGCCGACGCGAAGAACGTCAGCGTCCCGAAGAACGCCTCGGGCGAGAACGGCACCACCGTGGTGATCGGCAAGTCCGACGCCAAGAAGACCCTGGAGCTGTACGAGGACTCGCGCTGCCCGGTCTGCGCCACCTTCGAGCAGGGCGTCGGCGAGACGCTCGCGAAGGACGTCGAGGACGGGAAGTACAAGGTCCAGTACGTCGGCGCGACCTTCATCGACAACATCGACAACGGTGAGGGCTCCAAGAACGCCCTGAGCGCGCTCGGCGCGGCGCTGAACGTGAGCCCCGAGGCGTTCATGGACTACAAGGCCGCGCTGTACTCCGCAAAGTTCCACCCCGAGGAGCGCGACGACAAGTTCGCCAAGGACAGCTATCTGATCGAGATCGCGGACTCGGTGGACGCCCTGAAGGGCAACAAGGACTTCCGGAAGGACGTCGAGGACGGTACGTACGACGCCTGGGCGATGAAGATGTCCGCGGCGTTCGGCAAGAGCGATGTGCAGGGCACGCCGACGCTGAAGATGGACGGCAAGAAGGTCACGGTCGAGGGCACCGACAACGCCCCGATGACGGCGGCCGACTTCAGGGCGGCGGTCGACAAGGCGCTGAAGGCGTAA
- a CDS encoding mechanosensitive ion channel protein — translation METVLRPLIVIGGSVVITLLVGWLVDRLLRRADSRHHETPLWGLLRRCRPPLQVVIITALLRGSYRQSGIAWVWEHRVGIGQALTLVLIGASAWLVVRIAVTVVEATYARYATATRDPARVRRVRTQVTLIQRVVIAVVTVVAIAAMLLTFPAMRAVGTSMLASAGVLGIVAGVAAQSTLGNLFAGLQIAFGDMVRIGDTVVVDGEWGTIEEITLTFLAVRTWDERRITMPVSYFTSKPFENWSRGGVQMTGTVFFHLDHAAPVAAMRRKLRDILGDIAAWDGRDWSLAVTDTTPTTIQVRAVVTAKDADDIWTVRCAVREQLIGWLRDHHPYALPRVAASPAALPPGEQWAELTGAEPRPSRNGTGPDRDPDDSKAPRTGRG, via the coding sequence ATGGAGACCGTGCTGCGCCCGCTGATCGTGATCGGCGGTTCCGTGGTGATCACCCTGCTGGTCGGCTGGCTGGTCGACCGGCTGCTGCGCAGGGCCGACAGCCGCCACCACGAGACCCCGCTCTGGGGTCTGCTGCGGCGCTGCCGGCCACCGCTGCAAGTCGTGATCATCACCGCGCTGCTGCGGGGCAGCTACCGCCAGTCGGGCATCGCCTGGGTGTGGGAGCACCGGGTCGGGATCGGCCAGGCCCTCACGCTCGTCCTGATCGGCGCCTCCGCCTGGCTGGTGGTCCGGATCGCGGTGACGGTCGTGGAGGCCACCTACGCCCGGTACGCGACGGCCACCCGCGATCCGGCCCGGGTGCGCCGGGTCCGTACGCAGGTCACGCTGATCCAGCGGGTCGTCATCGCGGTCGTGACGGTGGTCGCGATCGCCGCGATGCTGCTGACGTTCCCGGCGATGCGCGCGGTCGGCACCTCGATGCTGGCCTCGGCCGGGGTGCTCGGCATCGTCGCCGGTGTCGCGGCGCAGTCGACGCTCGGCAACCTCTTCGCCGGGCTCCAGATCGCCTTCGGCGACATGGTCCGGATCGGCGACACCGTGGTGGTGGACGGCGAGTGGGGGACCATCGAGGAGATCACGCTGACGTTCCTGGCGGTACGGACCTGGGACGAGCGGCGGATCACGATGCCGGTCTCGTACTTCACGAGCAAGCCGTTCGAGAACTGGTCGCGCGGCGGGGTCCAGATGACCGGCACGGTCTTCTTCCACCTCGACCACGCGGCGCCGGTGGCCGCGATGCGCCGGAAGCTGCGGGACATCCTGGGCGACATCGCCGCCTGGGACGGCCGGGACTGGTCGCTGGCCGTCACCGACACGACCCCGACCACGATCCAGGTGCGGGCGGTGGTCACGGCGAAGGACGCGGACGACATCTGGACGGTGCGGTGCGCGGTGCGCGAGCAGCTGATCGGCTGGCTGCGCGACCACCACCCGTACGCGCTGCCGCGCGTCGCCGCCTCCCCCGCCGCGCTGCCGCCGGGCGAGCAGTGGGCGGAGCTGACGGGCGCGGAGCCCCGGCCTTCCCGCAACGGCACGGGCCCCGACCGCGACCCGGACGACTCCAAGGCGCCCCGGACGGGCCGCGGCTGA